A segment of the Cytophagales bacterium genome:
GCTGAATATCATTTCTGTTAAAATTAAATTCCAAAGTATTTATTGGAAGCCTAAGTTTTGCCTGATATTTATATTACTGAAGTTTCGCAGTTAATAAAAGTGTTGAAAACAAAAGGAAAATAATGTAAAAAAGGTGCAATGATTTGGGTGAAATGCCTTATTTTTATCGTAAGCAATACGCACATAAATAGAATTTATAACACAATGATAACACAATACATCACCGATGATCATGGAAAAACACTTGCTGTGGTTGTCCCTGTAAAGGACTATGAGAAAATTATGGAGGAATTAGACGAATTTGAGTGCATCAAAGCTTATGATAAAGTAAAAGCTCGTAAGCAAGAGTTTGTACCTGCTGCCGATGTTTTTAAAAGCATTGAACAAAAAAGAAAACACTTATAATGTATCAATTAGTTTTAACTCTCTGAAAAAGACAAGGATTACATTTACGTTACCCTTGATGCGCTGATAAGGGATTTCAAAAATCAACACGCTTACGCAAAATAATTCAACCATGAAAGTACTACTTGACATAAAAGACAACAAAGCACCTTCTTTATTGGAAGTGTTGAATGGGCTGTCATACGTAAAAACAAAGCCGCTTACTGATACTAAGGCCAAGTTCCTGGAAGATCTCCGTGAAGCAGTAGAAGAAATGAAGCTGATCAAAGCGGGCAAGCTAAAAGGAAGACCTGCAAAAGAGTTGATAGATGAACTTTAAAGTTATCTCCATAAAAAAGTTTGACCGGCAGGCTAAACGACTTACTAAGAAATTTCCTTCACTTCTATTATTTTTTGTCAACCTTGATGCAGGATATTCCATAAATATATGCAGTGTCCAATTTTTGCGAAAAAATAATTAGGGTGTTGCAACGCTGAAAACAGGAAAGAGGGGAGAACTGGCCAACCCTTAACCCCTCCAGGAGGCAAAGGGGGCGGCAAAATCCCCCCTTTGGGGAGGACGATGTCCAGTGGACATCTGGCCACCATTGCGGGAGGCAGGGGGGCTGGCTTTACAGGTTATTCCCCATCGCTATATATAAACTATATTGTGCCTTATTATGGCTGCTGATCGCCTGCAGGTAATCTATTTGTGCTTTCATATAAAACTCCTGTGCCTGGAATACTTCAAAAGGTATTACGGTGCCTAATTTTTGCCTTTGAATACTTTGGCTTAGCGCTTCTGCAGATAATTGCAGGGATTCTTCGGCAATTTCCATCTGCTCTGTTGCTGATCTCAGTCGTGATTTGGCTTCTGTAACTTCCTGCCGTACCTGGTTTTTAAGCTGTTCAATGCTGTTTTCCTGCAGCATCACTCTGGCATTAAATTGCCTCAAATCTCCTCTGTATAGTAATCTACCGGTTGGGATTTGCCAAAGTAAAGACAAGTTAAGCTCATTGGTTGGAACAAACCCTGAATCTAATGACCCAAAGGAGGATCCGTAAGCGCCAAGTCTGACTTTTGGCATCAGCAAGCCTGTAGTTGTCATTTTTCTTTCGGTTTGAATAGATCTCAAACCTAACTGCAAGCTCCTATATTCGGGTCTTTTTGTATAGATGTCCTGGGAACTGTCCGGAATATCTTCAACCATCTTCACCGGAACAATGGCGGTATCAGCGCTTACCAACACTACATCCTCTTCAATATTGAGCAAATTCACCAAAAGGGCAGATTTTTTTTCAAAATCAATTTTAGATTGTAATGCAGCGATCTTCAGGTGATTGTAATTGCTTTTTGCCAATAGCAATTCCGTTTTAAAAAGTATGCCAACTTCAACCTGGATTCTTATTTGCTGAACTATGGTGTCTGCCTGGCTAACCAATTTGTTAAACGCAACATATTTCATTTGCTCTACCTGTAAGTCATAATAGGTATGCACCGCTTGTAAAATCGCCTGGTTTCTTTCAGCTGTACTACGGTGCATTGCCGCCTTTACTTTTTGTTTGGCAGCAAGAGAACCATAAAGCCCCTTGCTAATATCCCATTCTGCAAAAAGGCCAAGACCACCCCAAAGATTATTACGCTCAACATCCTGGTAAAAACGGCCGTCTGCATTCATGGCAGCGCCGGTCAGGTAATGGGTGGTTGCACCTCCGTAGATCGTAGGCAAATACCATTCCCTTGCTTTGGCTCTATCGGCAAGGGCCAATTCATACCTCTGTTGGTATTGCTGAATAACCAGGTTGTCAGCGCCCGCTAATTTCAGCACGGTTTCTAAATTGATGGCCTGCGTATTGTCTTGTGCGGTTACGGTGTTAGCTGCAAATAGCAACAACAATCCGAACATTATATTTTTATAGCTGCTTTTCATATTATTCGGTTTTATTTACGGGTTTAACATGCTGCCCTGGTTTTACCAAACCTTTTCCCTGTACAATTACCTGTGCGTGTGGCGACACTTCCAAATTCAGCACTTCAAAATAGTCCTTGTTGGAAAGCCCTTTTCGTAATGGCACCCTTTCTACTTTTCCATCCACTACAACCATTACGAATGGTTGGTTTTGAAAAATCACCTGTGCAGTTACAGGAAGGGAAAGCACGCTGTCCCTGCTATTTATTTGCAGCAGGACTTTGGCATACATGCCCGGCTTTATTTCACCATCAGCATTTGGAATGTCAATTTCAACCCGCATGGTTTTGGATTTCCTGTCCAGTGAATTGGCCGTGCGGCTCACCTTTGCGGTGAACGATTCGCCCGGCAGCTCAGGAAACGTTACAACCACATCCATGCCCTTGCCAATCGCTCCTGCATCAGCTCCCGGTAAAGGGATACTCAAACGGATGGGACTGATTTCCTGGATCTCTACAATTTTTTGTGGATTGTCCTCCGTTAAACCGCTTTGCACCATTGCCCCTTCATCTACAAACCGCTGCGTGATAATACCCGAAAAAGGGGCTTTAACGCGCAAAAAGCTGATGCGGTCATTAGCGGCATCCAATTTTGCTTTCATCGAAAGGTATTCTGCCTTTGCATCTTCGAGCACTTGCAGCGGAGTAATTGAAGGGGTTTTTTCATAAATAGATTGCAATCGTTCGTAAACAGATTGTTTGCTTTCTACTTCTGCCTGTAACTGCTGCCGTTGTCGGTAAAGTTCAGGGTTGTTCAATTCGGCTATAACTTCACCTTTCTGCACCGCATCGCCTATGTCTTTGTAAACGGCTTTCACGTAACCGCTTTCCATAGCGTGCAGAAATACCTCACGGTTTGGCTCTGCCGTTCCGGTTATCAATATTTCAGCAACAAATGAACGATAACCGGGATGCGTTACTTCAACATTCTGTATTTTCGAACCATCCCCCGTGGTTTGATTCGCTGTTTTTTCATCGCTGCTGCAACCCGATAGCCATCCCGCTATCAGCGGGACAGCAATGAGGGACAAACTGCCCGTTGTTTTACATATAATAGATTTTTTCATTTTTAATTATTTTTAGTTTTAGCAATGAGTAAATATAAGATTGGGATAATGTAAAGAGTTAGCAGCGTTGCCATAAAGGTACCGCCAATCACGGCAATAGCCAATGGCACGTTGGATTCAGACCCTGCACTGGTAGCCATAGCCGTAGGAAGCAACCCGAAAATGGTTGTTCCGGCTGTCATCAGCACAGGACGAAACCTGTCAGTAGCTCCGCTAACGATCGCTTCGATTTTTGCTTTGCCTTCCTTGAACAATGTGTTAATGCGGTCAATCAGGATGTTCCCGTAAGAAACGGCAATCCCTACCATCATGATAATCCCCATCAGGGATTGTATATTCAGGTAGGTATTCGTTGCCCACATTAGCAAGGCGACCCCAATAATCCCAAGCGGAAAGGCCATGATGATAATGAGCGGCTGCCGGAATGAGCGGAACAGGGGCATAATAATGAGAAAGGCCAATATAACTGCAAGTCCCAAACCAAGCCCCAAGTCAGCGAACGAGCTTTTCATCGTAGCCACCTCACCGCTGAAATTCACTTTATACCCCCTTGGAAATTCCATTGCATCTATCCGCCTTTGTATCTCATCAGAAACAGCGCCTATGTCTGTCCCTTCAACACTGGCATACACATTAAACGCCCTTTGAAGGTTGTAATGGTTTATTTCAACGGGATTTGTAGATTCACTGATCTTGGAAAAGTTTCGGAACGGTACGGGCTTGTCATGGGTCTTACTGCTTGCGGTTACATTGCTTAGCACATGCTCATCGTTAATCAGGTATTCAGGATAAGTAACCCCTACATAATAGTGGTTGCCGTTGCGCTCATCAATCCAGAATGCCTTATCGAAGGTGGCCGATGAGTTGAGTGCAGAAACAATGTTCTTGATGGCATCCACCGGCTCCACACCCAATTCCGCTGCCTTTATCCGGTCAATGTCAATATCCTTGGTCGGCTGGTCAATGCGCTGCAAAATGCGTACATCCCTTGTTGCAGGAATGGCAGCAATGGTATCCTGCAAGCGTTCGGCTATCTGCCTCAGTACCTTCAGGTCGTTACCAATTATCTGTACATCTACCGGAGCGGGCTTGCCCTCGTTGAGTGCAGCGGTAATCAAGCCGCCCGTGTTAAAGCTGACTTCTATACCCGGAAATTTTTCATGCATTTTTTCCCTCAACCGGGAAGCATACTCAAACGTGCTGACCGCATGGCCCTCTTTCAACTGAACACCGATAAAAGCGTCCTGTGTGCCGGAATTAGGCGTATAGGCAGCAGGCAGGTCATAGAAAATGCCAATGTTGGAAATTAGCTGGTGCAGGTCAGCCCCCAATTCATCCCGCACCACCTGTTCCATTTCTGCAATTGTTTGTTCTGCCTTATTCAGAGGTGTTCCTGTCTCCATGCGTACCAGTATTTCCATTTGCCCCACATCCGATTGTGGGAATAACTCATAGCCCAGGTTCTTCATCAGGAATAGGGAAAAAATGAACAACGCTGCAATACCACCTAATACCTTCCACTTGTGATCCAGGGCTTTCATCAAACTGCGTTCGTAGCGGTTGCGCAAGCGGTCAATGAATCGCTGGAAAAAGCCGAGCGCGTTTCGTTTTGGCGCATCACCCTCTTTGGGCAACACGTTGCGAAAAAGGTAAGCTGCAGCCAGTGGCACAAGGGTCAGCGAAAAAATGTATGAGCCGACCATCGCACCCGCCACTGTAATGGCAAGCGGTGAGAAAAGGAATTTCGCCATTCCCGTAAGGAACATTACCGGAAAAAACACTACTATGATAACCAATGTTGAAGCCAATACAGGTGTAGCTACTTCCAATGCAGCATCCATAGCGCCCTGCCATGCGCTTTTGCCCATCTTCAAATGGCGGTCAATGTTCTCTAATACCACTATGGAATTGTCCACCAACAGCCCAAGCACCAGTACAATGCCGCCTAACGTAATGCTATTGATCGCTTGTCCGGTAAAGGAAAGCACCACAAAAGCAAAAAGCACGGAAAGCGGTAAGCTGATGGAAACGATAAATGCCGAACGGAAATTGCCAAGAAACAGAACAAGCACTATTATAACCAGCAACAGCCCGCCAAGTCCTGCTCTTGTCAATCCTGATATGGCATTTCGAACAAATGAACTTTGGTCAAAAATCACATTCAGTTGCACATCATCAGGCATTCTTTCTTTCAAACCCGGGATAGCCTTTTTAACCCCTTCAACCGAAGCAATCGTATTAGCGCCTGGTCTTTTGAAAATCGGCAAATAAACTTGTGCTTTCCCATCCACACGGGCAATGTTAGTTTGGATCACACTGGCATCATCAGCATATCCCACATCTTTAACATAGATGGGTTTACCGTTTTTATAGGTGATTACAATGTCGTTAAAGTCCTTCACATCTACAATCATCCCCTTGGCGTCTATGGCGTAGTTTATCATGCCAATCTCAGCAATACCTGACGGAATCATCGTAGTGTTCTTCTGAATGGCATCGTTTACCTGAGTTTGGGAAAGCCCTAACGCTTCCAGCTTAACAGGGTCAACGTATATATGAATCCTCCTTAACGTACCACCATAAGCAGCCGGAGCCACAATGCCGGGTATGCCACTGAGCATTTGGCGCAGGTTGTAATAGGCAATATCATAGAGCTCCTTACCGCTTTTTACCTCACTGCTTACCGTTAACAACATCAACGGCTTGCTTGCCGTTGGGTCAAACGGCTGCACCATTGGCGGCAGCGTACCGGGCGGCTGGTAATACATGTCGCTCATCGCATAAGAGGAAGTGTTCGCCATCGCTTCGGCAGGGTCAACATCCTCCCCGTAGAAGTTGGTAACCATACTTACCCCCATAATGCTTTTCGAGATCTGTTTCTCAATACCGGGCGATTGCCCTGTCCACCGCTCCATACGGCTTGTGATGTCTTTTTCCACCACCTCCGCAGGCATGCCAGGATAAAGGGTAAGTATTTGCATAGCGGATTTTTTGAATTGTGGAAGGATGTCCACCGGCATCCTTGGAACCAGCACCCCTGCCAGTACCACCACCACAGTAGCAAGCACCAGTACCAGGTACGGGTTCCGAAAAGAAAGTTTGATCATATTGGTTGTTGGTTATTGGTTATTGGTTGTGGTTTTTTAGTTATTAGTTTTAGTTTATTGGTTTGTCCATCTTACTTATGGTATAAAGTCCGGAACTGCAAACTAAAGAACTATAACCACCTGCCCGCCAAAGGCCTATGGCAGGCGGGAAAACTATCAAACCATAACCAATAACTAAAAACTAAAAACCAAGAGAGTTCGCAGGAAACTAAAGGTATTTAAATGCACGGATGTAAAGCACTCACGCCTGCGTCCCCCCGAGTACTCGGGGGGACTATGGCGTGCAGGCACGAACACTTTATGATAATATAAGAGCCGTGAGTAAAGCCGAACCGTTAAGATTTGGGCAATAGCATACCTGTTCCTGCAAAAGGAATTAAACGGAAGGAGGGGCGCGAAGTAAGTGACCCGAAGGTGGAGGCCCCGAATGGCACTTCGGGTCGGGCAATGGAATAAAAACATCTTCCGGTAAGTCAACTTCAATCAGTTCCGGCAACACTGTTGCAACAAGAAGTGTTTGCACCAAAGAAATTAATTTACCGTTTTGAGGTAACTGGTAATCGTCTGTATTAACAGAAAGTTTATTGCAATCCATCGGAGGCCAAAAACTTGTTTCTTTACATAACCTTCTTTGTTCACACGGGCTTAATTCACCCGGTGCATGGTGGTGTGTATGCCCCATAGGGTGAGCCATACAC
Coding sequences within it:
- a CDS encoding TolC family protein; the protein is MKSSYKNIMFGLLLLFAANTVTAQDNTQAINLETVLKLAGADNLVIQQYQQRYELALADRAKAREWYLPTIYGGATTHYLTGAAMNADGRFYQDVERNNLWGGLGLFAEWDISKGLYGSLAAKQKVKAAMHRSTAERNQAILQAVHTYYDLQVEQMKYVAFNKLVSQADTIVQQIRIQVEVGILFKTELLLAKSNYNHLKIAALQSKIDFEKKSALLVNLLNIEEDVVLVSADTAIVPVKMVEDIPDSSQDIYTKRPEYRSLQLGLRSIQTERKMTTTGLLMPKVRLGAYGSSFGSLDSGFVPTNELNLSLLWQIPTGRLLYRGDLRQFNARVMLQENSIEQLKNQVRQEVTEAKSRLRSATEQMEIAEESLQLSAEALSQSIQRQKLGTVIPFEVFQAQEFYMKAQIDYLQAISSHNKAQYSLYIAMGNNL
- a CDS encoding efflux RND transporter periplasmic adaptor subunit, translated to MKKSIICKTTGSLSLIAVPLIAGWLSGCSSDEKTANQTTGDGSKIQNVEVTHPGYRSFVAEILITGTAEPNREVFLHAMESGYVKAVYKDIGDAVQKGEVIAELNNPELYRQRQQLQAEVESKQSVYERLQSIYEKTPSITPLQVLEDAKAEYLSMKAKLDAANDRISFLRVKAPFSGIITQRFVDEGAMVQSGLTEDNPQKIVEIQEISPIRLSIPLPGADAGAIGKGMDVVVTFPELPGESFTAKVSRTANSLDRKSKTMRVEIDIPNADGEIKPGMYAKVLLQINSRDSVLSLPVTAQVIFQNQPFVMVVVDGKVERVPLRKGLSNKDYFEVLNLEVSPHAQVIVQGKGLVKPGQHVKPVNKTE
- a CDS encoding efflux RND transporter permease subunit yields the protein MIKLSFRNPYLVLVLATVVVVLAGVLVPRMPVDILPQFKKSAMQILTLYPGMPAEVVEKDITSRMERWTGQSPGIEKQISKSIMGVSMVTNFYGEDVDPAEAMANTSSYAMSDMYYQPPGTLPPMVQPFDPTASKPLMLLTVSSEVKSGKELYDIAYYNLRQMLSGIPGIVAPAAYGGTLRRIHIYVDPVKLEALGLSQTQVNDAIQKNTTMIPSGIAEIGMINYAIDAKGMIVDVKDFNDIVITYKNGKPIYVKDVGYADDASVIQTNIARVDGKAQVYLPIFKRPGANTIASVEGVKKAIPGLKERMPDDVQLNVIFDQSSFVRNAISGLTRAGLGGLLLVIIVLVLFLGNFRSAFIVSISLPLSVLFAFVVLSFTGQAINSITLGGIVLVLGLLVDNSIVVLENIDRHLKMGKSAWQGAMDAALEVATPVLASTLVIIVVFFPVMFLTGMAKFLFSPLAITVAGAMVGSYIFSLTLVPLAAAYLFRNVLPKEGDAPKRNALGFFQRFIDRLRNRYERSLMKALDHKWKVLGGIAALFIFSLFLMKNLGYELFPQSDVGQMEILVRMETGTPLNKAEQTIAEMEQVVRDELGADLHQLISNIGIFYDLPAAYTPNSGTQDAFIGVQLKEGHAVSTFEYASRLREKMHEKFPGIEVSFNTGGLITAALNEGKPAPVDVQIIGNDLKVLRQIAERLQDTIAAIPATRDVRILQRIDQPTKDIDIDRIKAAELGVEPVDAIKNIVSALNSSATFDKAFWIDERNGNHYYVGVTYPEYLINDEHVLSNVTASSKTHDKPVPFRNFSKISESTNPVEINHYNLQRAFNVYASVEGTDIGAVSDEIQRRIDAMEFPRGYKVNFSGEVATMKSSFADLGLGLGLAVILAFLIIMPLFRSFRQPLIIIMAFPLGIIGVALLMWATNTYLNIQSLMGIIMMVGIAVSYGNILIDRINTLFKEGKAKIEAIVSGATDRFRPVLMTAGTTIFGLLPTAMATSAGSESNVPLAIAVIGGTFMATLLTLYIIPILYLLIAKTKNN